The genomic DNA TCTTGTTTTTCTGGATCACATGATGCCCGGCATGGACGGTCTTGAAGTTGTCGCCAAAATCAGGGCCAGGGGAAAAACCGATGAGTACTACCGGAAGCTGCCCCTTATCATGCTCACCGCAAACGCCCTGACGGGTCAGCAGGAGCTGTTCCTGAAAAACGGGGCGGATGATTTTCTTGCAAAACCTATCGAGACAAAAAAACTCAACGCCATACTGGAAAAATGGATACCCTCGGAAAAACGAATACACTCCCTCGCCGAAGAGGAGGACCGTCGGGAAGGGAAAAGCCCTCCCCTCCCCGACATACCGGGACTTGATCAGATCCGGGGTATGCGAAATTGCGGGGATGATCCGGCGATCTACCGGGATATACTCTCTTCGTTTAGTCATGATGCGGAGGACACCGCCGCGGAGTTGAAGGACACCATGGAGAAAGGGGATCTCGGTCTTTATACCATCCTTATCCACGCACTTAAGGGGACAGCCCGCAGCGTAGGCGCCATTGAGTTTGGGGAAGAGGCTGCGCTGATGGAAGAAGCGGCCCGGCGGGAAGACGCAGAGGCTATAAAGGAAAAAACAACACCCCTACTGGAAAAGCTCAAGTCATTGTTAGACAGCATAAACGCCGCCCTCCTTCATGATACAGAGACGGCGGTCCTTCAAACGGAAACAACTATCCCGGGGCTTGGGGAGCTCAAAAACGCCCTCCTCAAGATGAATATTGGGGAAGTGAATGCCCTGCTCCTCCACTATGCGCTTATGCCCCTGGATAAAAAAGCAAAGGACCACATAACGGAGATAGAACAATGTATCCTGCTGTTTGAATATGACAAGGCGGTTAAATGTATCGACCGGCTTCTAAATTAAGCGCCGCCTTGTTTTTCTCCCGCTATCGTTTTTTCAGATACTTCCGTATATCAATGGCAACCGCAGCAATGATGATGGCGCCCTTTACTATCTGCTGCCAGTAGGGCGACATATTAATAAACGTAAGACCGTAGTTTATCACGCTGAATATCAGCACCCCAATGACGATACCCGGAACAGTACCGATACCCCCCAGGTTGGAAACACCGCCCACAACGCAGGCGGCGATAGCATCCAGCTCGTAGCCGTTACCATAGTTGTTCGTGGCCCCACCGGTACGGGCAGCCTCCAGGGTGCCCCCCAGGCCGAAAAGTATCCCCGCTATCGTGTAAACCAGGATCAGGGTTCGGTTCACGTTGACCCCCGAAACTTTTGCGGCCTCCGCATTGCCGCCGATGGCGTAGATGTTTTTTCCATAGGTAGTTTTATTAAACAAAACATAGGTGATCAGGGTGACCACCACTGCGATGATAACAATATAGGGTATCGAATAGAGTCCGTCAAAGCCTATGTAGCCCGAACCCAGGGTGGAAAAACGCCGGTCCAGACCGCCGATGGGCTGGGCGCCGTAAGGGGGCCGGTCAAAATACAGGGAGTTCACCCCATAGACGGCCACCATGGAACCCAGGGTCGCGATAAAGGCCGGCAGTTTTAGTTTTGCAATAAAGAAGCCATTGAGGAAGCCAAAGATACCACAGGCAGCCATGGCCGCCAGGATAGGAATAAGCAGGGGCAATATGGGCATATCCGGGTACATGCGCCGGGGGTAATCAAGGTTTTGCAGCAATGATGCGGACAGTACCGCGGCGAGCCCTACCTGCCGCCCTGCGGAAAGATCCACTCCGCCGGTTATCAGAATCGCCCCCATGCCCATGGCGATGATGATCCGGGTGGCCGACATGGTTAAGATGTTCCGGAAGTTATTCAGGGACAGAAAGGCCGGTTCCTTTATCGCGATGACCAGTACCAGTACCACGAATACCAGATAGATCGCATACTGGACACCGAAGTCCTGCAGCTGCTTGATTTTGCTCGGACCCTGTACTTGATTTTGTGCCGCCATTGTTTTTCTCCAATTACCTGAATTTTGTTGCCAGACGCATTATTTCTTCCTGAGTCGCATCCTTGCGCTCAAGAAATCCCGTTGCCCGGCCTTCGCACATAACCATGATCCTATCGGAAATACCCAACAGTTCGGGCATTTCCGATGAAATCATAATAATGCTTTTCCCCTGTTTTGCCAGATCCAGAATGATGGTATAGATTTCATATTTTGCACTCACATCGATACCCCGGGTCGGTTCGTCCAGGATAAGGATATCCGGTTCGGTGAGCAGCCACCGGGCGAAGAGGACTTTCTGCTGATTCCCCCCGGAAAGGTCCCGGATAAGCGTTTTACTGTTCGGGGTTTTTACCTTCAGGGTGTTAATATTATCGGCAACATCGGATTCGCCCTGCTTGTCGTTGATCAGCCCCAGGTTTCCCACATAGCTTTTCAGGTTTGCCAGGATCATGTTTTCCTTCACCGAAAGCATGGGAACGATACCCGTAACCCGGCGTTCCTCGGTTAGCAGGGCAAGCTTGCGTCCCTTCGCTTGGGTGGGGTTTTTAATACTTACTTCCTGACC from Treponema primitia ZAS-1 includes the following:
- a CDS encoding response regulator, with translation LVFLDHMMPGMDGLEVVAKIRARGKTDEYYRKLPLIMLTANALTGQQELFLKNGADDFLAKPIETKKLNAILEKWIPSEKRIHSLAEEEDRREGKSPPLPDIPGLDQIRGMRNCGDDPAIYRDILSSFSHDAEDTAAELKDTMEKGDLGLYTILIHALKGTARSVGAIEFGEEAALMEEAARREDAEAIKEKTTPLLEKLKSLLDSINAALLHDTETAVLQTETTIPGLGELKNALLKMNIGEVNALLLHYALMPLDKKAKDHITEIEQCILLFEYDKAVKCIDRLLN
- the mglC gene encoding galactose/methyl galactoside ABC transporter permease MglC, which translates into the protein MAAQNQVQGPSKIKQLQDFGVQYAIYLVFVVLVLVIAIKEPAFLSLNNFRNILTMSATRIIIAMGMGAILITGGVDLSAGRQVGLAAVLSASLLQNLDYPRRMYPDMPILPLLIPILAAMAACGIFGFLNGFFIAKLKLPAFIATLGSMVAVYGVNSLYFDRPPYGAQPIGGLDRRFSTLGSGYIGFDGLYSIPYIVIIAVVVTLITYVLFNKTTYGKNIYAIGGNAEAAKVSGVNVNRTLILVYTIAGILFGLGGTLEAARTGGATNNYGNGYELDAIAACVVGGVSNLGGIGTVPGIVIGVLIFSVINYGLTFINMSPYWQQIVKGAIIIAAVAIDIRKYLKKR